Proteins from one Nodularia sp. LEGE 06071 genomic window:
- a CDS encoding DUF4365 domain-containing protein has protein sequence MDINQQKEQFSISYIRAIAAVAGYSLYRPEIDNDSVDLGIVSRGGTGKIISPRLELQLKCTSRGILDENSIKYPLNLKNYNDLKINALVPRILVVVLVPEKVTDWIKQTESELCLRNCGYWVSLHGMPDTENTTNVTIELPRSHQFTPDALQGIIQRISLGDLP, from the coding sequence ATGGATATTAACCAACAAAAAGAACAATTTAGCATCAGTTATATTAGAGCGATCGCCGCAGTTGCAGGTTATTCTTTATATAGACCAGAAATTGATAACGACAGCGTAGATTTAGGCATAGTCAGCAGAGGTGGTACAGGTAAAATTATTTCGCCTAGACTAGAACTACAGCTAAAATGTACATCCAGAGGTATTTTGGATGAAAACTCGATTAAATATCCCCTCAATCTCAAAAATTATAATGATTTAAAAATTAATGCCCTTGTTCCTCGGATTTTAGTAGTCGTTTTAGTTCCCGAAAAAGTAACAGACTGGATAAAACAAACAGAATCCGAACTATGTCTGAGAAATTGTGGTTATTGGGTATCTTTACACGGAATGCCAGACACCGAAAATACAACCAATGTTACTATTGAACTACCCCGTAGTCATCAGTTTACGCCAGATGCACTCCAAGGCATCATTCAACGTATTAGTTTGGGAGATTTGCCATGA
- the dpdJ gene encoding protein DpdJ, translating into MTTNWDKIIREFLDKLERQEVQLLTWGIVDGGFSEDEIAELAEDFLNTYEIDEDVWDFIDQILERKLLFDFNLRGRHLFRTRMAEAVRLFARLRQLFPNNNWQTSPTLVADYRLQIRPRIYPNRDITPKTVIEQLEADKLLTPTRRKAVTAILNSPSRGEVQLADFQLRATSRMLRDLNSTKSRGMIVCAGTGTGKTLSFYLPALTHITGLLKNNEYWSKGLAIYPRNELLKDQFSETYQEARRLDAVLKAEGQRKILIGAFFGLTPRSATLNLVQDKWVSESGGFTCPYLRCPKCEGALSWRRADLEAGKEKLHCLNPSCGAVIQEDEVILTRDRMAKTPPDLVFTSTEMLNRSMGNSYYGHVFGIAMAKPPQIVLLDEVHTYTGVHGAQVAYLLRRWQRMIHKKVQFTGLSATLESAAEFFSQLTGLKPGSVEEISPTEDQMAVRVASRREGMEYQLVLRGDPVSGTSLLSTSIQTAMLLRRILDPSEDPPSQGFYGSRVFAFTDDLDVTNRLFHNLLDAEGRDSWGRPLRGRQPLAALRSHGAADGRERLIAGQSWYLCEEIGHGLQLPLTIGRTSSQDTGVTPNADVIVATASLEVGFNDPEVGGVIQHKAPRDMASFLQRKGRAGRRRTMRPWTVVVLSDYGRDRMAYQGYDMLFNPTLEKRSLPIANRYVIRIQAVFAFMDWVGQQLTATRGSVWRDFATTNFYLINRQELEIKLIKNILETEAGQRNLETYLQSALHLSKDEVEAILWEPPRSLMMAVLPTLLRRLESGWKRLPIYQDESDKDYQTRDPLPDFVPPNLFSDLLLPEVTITTPAQTRNSEPDINSMPIVQALKTFTPGRATRRFGVQHIYATHWISPSDLQQREQELPVEDYCAEFEEAGNFQFWQDGQVVDIRCIRPWAINPTQVLSDISITSNAQLEWRSQIIPPDLGIKLELPQGSPWGKIITEVCCFTHAQQSPVEVRRFAIASHANIRFDNGQELDTTIRFTQRQDGSPASVGFAQSVDGLVFRFCIPPDFSISPRDVNQEKIRAFRTAYFRYRVLTDARLCELTNVFQREWLYQIYISMLTARALADKMPLPKAFETLLGENMGQEMARVLDNIFQTLNVEETLLEAGEESAPGEIQGRQRVHDRLLALCRTEAIQIILNDLASVLWSEPDEEWHSWAALRFKATLGGALLDACNQLCPHFDVGDLILDIDPGPCPSDVTVESEREEIWITESTIGGGGVIEEILRRYAADPANFFRLAESALAASDFEIVDSELTLLLELTQTSVAVADAMADVRLAEGHGELKQASDRFRKILSSEGILAIHPVMTAINARVLRPGSNRETDQLLLDLIRLWHEEEQRLGIEIDGRVFAYVASNHDQLDQALSHLGLVQPHPYWRFQVIYGLLWSRGNIVRSRALSAYNPFAVVPNADRELLLDVLQVGDRTVCLDDPDWREQVEEAFKHSASVSLITPPDGRDNLKSAILSLAVEPMELGFLQVYPVVEGVQRYPRGLGVRLRVREVLQ; encoded by the coding sequence GTGACTACCAATTGGGATAAAATAATTAGAGAATTTTTAGATAAGCTGGAACGCCAGGAAGTTCAACTTTTGACCTGGGGAATTGTTGATGGTGGATTTTCAGAAGATGAAATTGCAGAACTTGCGGAAGATTTTCTGAATACTTACGAGATTGATGAAGATGTTTGGGATTTTATAGACCAAATCCTCGAACGGAAATTGTTGTTTGATTTTAATCTCAGAGGTCGTCACCTTTTCCGCACCCGAATGGCAGAAGCGGTGAGATTATTTGCCCGTCTTCGCCAACTGTTCCCTAATAATAATTGGCAAACATCTCCTACTTTAGTTGCTGATTATCGCTTACAAATCCGTCCGAGAATTTATCCCAATAGGGATATTACACCTAAAACAGTAATTGAACAGCTAGAGGCAGATAAATTATTAACTCCGACCCGACGAAAAGCCGTTACAGCAATACTAAATTCGCCATCGCGCGGTGAGGTTCAACTTGCAGATTTTCAGCTACGTGCTACGAGTCGAATGCTGCGGGATTTAAATAGCACAAAAAGTCGTGGGATGATTGTCTGTGCTGGGACAGGAACGGGGAAGACTTTATCTTTTTACTTACCAGCGCTAACGCATATTACAGGTTTGTTGAAAAACAATGAGTATTGGAGTAAGGGACTAGCAATTTATCCCCGGAACGAACTCCTCAAAGACCAATTTTCTGAAACCTATCAAGAAGCACGTCGTCTCGATGCTGTCCTTAAGGCAGAAGGTCAGCGTAAAATCCTGATTGGGGCATTTTTTGGCTTAACTCCCAGAAGCGCAACATTGAATCTGGTACAGGATAAATGGGTATCAGAAAGTGGTGGGTTTACTTGTCCTTACCTGCGGTGTCCCAAATGCGAAGGTGCGCTATCTTGGCGACGTGCAGATTTAGAAGCTGGTAAAGAGAAACTTCATTGTCTCAACCCCTCCTGTGGTGCTGTTATCCAAGAAGATGAAGTAATTTTAACACGCGATCGCATGGCGAAAACTCCCCCAGACTTAGTTTTTACCAGCACAGAAATGCTAAATCGGTCGATGGGGAACTCCTATTATGGTCATGTATTTGGCATAGCAATGGCGAAACCTCCACAAATCGTCTTGTTAGATGAAGTACATACTTATACAGGAGTTCACGGCGCACAAGTTGCTTACCTGCTGCGGCGTTGGCAAAGAATGATTCACAAAAAAGTCCAGTTCACAGGACTTTCAGCAACCCTAGAAAGTGCGGCGGAGTTTTTCAGTCAGCTGACAGGTTTAAAGCCGGGTTCAGTTGAGGAAATTTCTCCCACAGAAGACCAAATGGCTGTTCGCGTAGCGTCTCGCAGAGAGGGAATGGAATATCAATTAGTTCTCAGAGGCGACCCCGTATCAGGGACAAGTCTGTTGTCTACCAGTATTCAAACAGCGATGCTGCTGCGGCGTATACTCGACCCGTCTGAAGACCCCCCCAGCCAAGGTTTCTATGGTTCCCGTGTTTTCGCCTTCACTGATGACTTAGATGTTACCAATCGCTTATTCCACAACCTTTTGGATGCCGAAGGTCGAGATAGTTGGGGTCGTCCCTTGCGAGGAAGACAGCCATTAGCAGCTTTGCGATCGCATGGTGCAGCTGATGGTAGAGAACGCCTAATTGCTGGTCAGTCTTGGTATTTATGTGAAGAAATCGGTCACGGCTTGCAACTTCCTTTAACCATTGGGCGCACCAGTTCCCAAGATACCGGAGTTACCCCCAATGCAGACGTGATTGTTGCGACTGCATCCTTGGAAGTGGGATTTAATGATCCAGAAGTTGGAGGTGTCATACAGCACAAAGCACCGCGAGATATGGCATCTTTCCTGCAACGAAAGGGACGGGCGGGACGACGCAGAACTATGCGACCTTGGACGGTGGTGGTGCTGTCTGATTACGGACGGGACAGGATGGCCTATCAAGGCTATGATATGCTGTTTAACCCAACTTTAGAAAAGCGATCGCTTCCCATCGCCAATCGTTATGTGATTCGCATTCAAGCAGTTTTCGCCTTTATGGATTGGGTTGGACAGCAATTAACCGCAACTAGAGGAAGTGTCTGGAGAGACTTTGCAACTACAAATTTTTACTTAATTAACCGTCAGGAATTAGAAATAAAACTAATTAAAAATATTCTGGAAACAGAAGCTGGACAACGCAACTTAGAGACATATCTGCAATCAGCCCTACACCTGTCCAAAGATGAAGTCGAAGCAATTCTTTGGGAACCGCCCAGGTCATTAATGATGGCGGTACTTCCTACTTTGCTAAGGCGTTTAGAGTCTGGTTGGAAGCGTCTTCCCATTTATCAAGATGAGTCAGACAAAGACTATCAAACCCGTGACCCGTTACCTGATTTTGTTCCCCCGAATTTATTTAGTGACCTGTTGTTGCCAGAAGTAACCATTACTACACCAGCACAGACCCGGAACAGTGAGCCAGATATCAACTCCATGCCCATCGTCCAAGCCCTGAAAACCTTTACTCCAGGTAGGGCGACGCGCCGCTTTGGAGTGCAGCATATCTATGCAACCCACTGGATTAGTCCGTCAGATTTGCAACAACGAGAACAAGAATTACCCGTAGAAGATTATTGTGCCGAATTTGAAGAAGCCGGGAATTTTCAATTTTGGCAAGATGGGCAAGTTGTAGATATTCGCTGCATTCGCCCTTGGGCAATTAATCCTACCCAAGTTCTAAGTGATATCTCAATTACGTCTAATGCTCAATTGGAATGGCGCAGTCAAATTATACCACCCGATTTGGGAATAAAACTCGAATTGCCTCAAGGTTCCCCGTGGGGTAAGATTATCACAGAAGTTTGTTGTTTTACTCATGCTCAACAATCGCCCGTGGAAGTGCGGCGGTTTGCGATCGCATCCCATGCTAACATTCGCTTCGACAATGGCCAGGAACTGGATACAACAATTCGCTTCACCCAGAGACAGGATGGTAGTCCAGCATCTGTGGGATTTGCCCAATCTGTTGACGGTTTAGTATTTCGCTTTTGTATTCCGCCTGATTTCAGTATCAGTCCCAGGGATGTCAATCAAGAGAAGATTCGGGCGTTTCGCACGGCATATTTCCGATATCGGGTATTGACAGATGCCAGGTTGTGTGAATTAACAAACGTCTTTCAACGGGAATGGCTTTATCAAATATATATATCCATGCTGACCGCCCGTGCCTTGGCAGACAAAATGCCTTTGCCGAAAGCTTTTGAAACTCTTTTGGGTGAAAATATGGGTCAGGAAATGGCCAGGGTTCTGGACAATATTTTCCAAACCTTGAATGTCGAAGAAACCCTACTAGAAGCAGGTGAAGAGTCGGCACCAGGAGAAATTCAGGGACGGCAGAGGGTACATGACAGGTTGCTGGCACTTTGCAGAACAGAAGCAATTCAAATTATTTTAAACGACCTGGCATCAGTTCTGTGGTCAGAACCAGATGAGGAGTGGCACTCTTGGGCAGCATTACGGTTTAAAGCAACTTTGGGAGGGGCTTTGCTGGATGCTTGTAATCAGTTGTGTCCTCATTTTGATGTGGGCGACTTGATTTTAGATATTGACCCTGGGCCATGTCCATCAGATGTAACTGTTGAGAGTGAGAGAGAGGAAATCTGGATTACTGAGTCTACCATTGGTGGTGGTGGGGTGATTGAGGAAATTTTACGGCGTTATGCAGCTGACCCGGCGAATTTTTTCCGTTTAGCGGAGAGTGCTTTAGCAGCTTCGGATTTTGAGATTGTGGATTCAGAACTGACTCTGTTACTGGAGTTAACCCAAACCAGTGTTGCAGTTGCTGATGCAATGGCAGATGTGCGGTTAGCCGAAGGACATGGTGAATTAAAACAAGCAAGCGATCGCTTCCGTAAAATTCTCTCCTCTGAGGGGATTTTGGCAATACATCCAGTCATGACTGCAATTAACGCCAGGGTTTTGCGTCCAGGGAGTAACCGCGAAACAGACCAACTGCTACTGGATTTAATTCGTTTGTGGCATGAAGAAGAACAACGGTTAGGTATTGAAATTGATGGGCGGGTATTTGCCTATGTAGCCAGTAATCATGACCAGTTAGATCAGGCGTTGTCCCATCTTGGTTTAGTGCAACCTCATCCCTATTGGCGATTTCAAGTGATTTATGGTCTATTGTGGTCAAGGGGAAATATCGTGCGTTCTCGTGCTTTATCTGCCTATAATCCCTTTGCTGTGGTTCCCAACGCAGATAGGGAACTATTATTGGATGTTTTGCAAGTGGGCGATCGCACAGTTTGCCTGGATGATCCTGACTGGCGGGAACAGGTTGAGGAAGCCTTTAAGCACAGTGCTTCGGTTTCCCTGATCACACCTCCTGATGGGCGGGACAATTTGAAGTCAGCAATTTTGAGTTTAGCAGTGGAACCGATGGAATTGGGGTTTTTGCAGGTCTACCCGGTGGTGGAGGGAGTACAGAGGTATCCGCGAGGGTTGGGGGTGAGGCTACGAGTTAGGGAGGTTTTGCAGTGA
- the dpdH gene encoding protein DpdH, with amino-acid sequence MTFEKFVCWNLDMISQVMNVEATQTSNHLFLATHHPIAMYRQDSIKALSKSEYDESQFLHDFLAEKDFAFVPVLGESGTGKSHLIRWLQANIKSTDKRKVLLIPRIGTNLKDIIEKILNIAEFEVDKLDEYRKRLNQSSRTFTDRAAREQLLNNLAFQVGINGQHTRAKLADEETQEYLIENLPALLYDNFFREHLLRDGEIIHRLVIHTLGYQYTVEDINERREFSIEDLPLNFRDFQKAGEKAREFYSLLIKDEDIQKQTVTWLNDNLDPAITQVLNFGREDLQQLMREVRETLAEKNIELVLLIEDFAKLQGIDREVLEAVLAKPQQGENKQLCAIRTALACTTGYFKNLIDTVQQRVTFSVNLNIDTVGDKSLITQDDIQVFVARYLNAVRLKEKDIENWANSQNRDEIESACNECQHSQACHTGFGHVQGMGLYPFNSKALAQMFSRVNPGEFNPRILIRDVLKHTLQNSIDDIKNGTFPSVTLGNYFGNMKLSTDVKLHIQTKDPQNSKRREIFLDLWDDSNELCNLSPEVHTAFNLPLLDVKTKPKEIPQVIPENRRVPPRVVEPSGEYQIDTSLQERLEELNSWNNQGQLSDTLAQHIRQLLFPAIIEKIEWDTEMLLKGSFIGSGGKLLKQENLIFHNPKKLKRTRYSGIIVSLPLNPDDDKEFTETVYVIQGILKYNKFGNWKFENGDRYFRMYAKYLERWSQYIIEKIRLYPRESGEPWNPVPAAVELLAISATMAGYPTNTLENLINSLFIDLDKSDDTTRASSWKKLFDTFSLKRNREALLDIVKSRIACTKGSNSTFQIIDAIQIIEPLEKVRKPWEPQQQIPEDVRDKFPELQKVRQQVDELLEKAVLEEYERQLNIYQCLISELGEDVKKKDVIDTLKAAMEAAQDAGVFRAKKGFEGMSTVLDKFRRTAINPYRDTMNRVQNEQEKPENNIGKLLQELSKDYQEIITDSSEFLDNTNNFLDASILEAKSRISELEQSDGAKVESSYQEICDGLANLRIIMNEMKGDTP; translated from the coding sequence ATGACTTTTGAAAAGTTTGTCTGCTGGAACCTGGATATGATTAGTCAAGTGATGAATGTGGAAGCAACCCAAACTTCAAATCATTTGTTTCTAGCTACACATCATCCTATTGCAATGTATCGTCAAGACTCTATTAAGGCATTATCGAAGAGTGAATACGATGAATCGCAGTTTCTTCATGATTTTTTAGCTGAAAAAGATTTTGCTTTTGTACCCGTTTTGGGTGAATCAGGTACGGGAAAATCTCACCTGATTCGTTGGTTGCAAGCTAATATAAAATCAACGGATAAACGGAAGGTGTTACTCATTCCCAGAATTGGGACAAATTTAAAAGATATTATTGAAAAGATTTTAAATATTGCAGAATTTGAGGTAGATAAATTAGATGAGTACCGCAAACGGTTAAATCAATCGAGCCGCACTTTCACAGATAGGGCTGCAAGAGAACAATTATTAAACAATTTAGCTTTTCAAGTTGGTATTAACGGACAACATACACGCGCTAAACTTGCTGATGAGGAAACGCAGGAATATTTAATCGAAAATTTACCTGCTTTGCTATATGATAATTTTTTTCGAGAACATTTATTAAGAGATGGAGAAATTATCCATCGTTTAGTAATTCATACATTGGGATATCAATATACTGTTGAAGATATTAATGAACGCCGTGAGTTTTCTATTGAAGATTTACCTCTTAATTTTCGAGATTTTCAAAAGGCTGGAGAAAAGGCACGAGAATTTTATAGTTTATTAATAAAGGATGAGGATATACAAAAGCAAACTGTGACTTGGTTGAATGATAACTTAGATCCTGCTATTACCCAAGTTTTAAATTTCGGTCGAGAAGACTTGCAACAATTAATGCGTGAAGTCCGAGAGACATTAGCAGAAAAAAATATTGAATTAGTGCTTTTAATTGAAGATTTTGCTAAATTGCAAGGTATTGATAGGGAAGTCCTCGAAGCAGTTTTAGCAAAACCACAGCAAGGTGAAAATAAGCAATTATGTGCTATACGTACAGCATTAGCTTGTACTACAGGTTATTTTAAAAATTTGATTGATACAGTGCAACAGCGCGTTACCTTCAGCGTCAATCTTAATATTGATACAGTTGGTGATAAATCTTTAATTACTCAGGATGATATTCAAGTATTTGTTGCTAGATATCTCAATGCTGTTCGTTTAAAGGAAAAAGATATTGAAAACTGGGCTAATTCTCAAAATAGAGATGAAATAGAAAGTGCTTGTAACGAATGCCAACATTCCCAAGCTTGTCATACAGGATTTGGTCATGTTCAGGGAATGGGTCTTTATCCTTTCAATTCTAAAGCTTTAGCGCAGATGTTTAGTAGGGTAAATCCAGGTGAATTTAATCCCCGAATTTTAATCAGAGATGTTTTAAAACACACTCTACAAAATTCTATTGATGATATTAAAAATGGAACTTTTCCTTCAGTTACTTTAGGAAACTACTTTGGTAACATGAAATTGAGTACTGATGTGAAGTTACATATTCAAACTAAAGACCCACAAAATTCAAAGCGTCGGGAGATATTTTTAGATTTGTGGGATGATAGTAATGAACTTTGCAATTTGTCTCCAGAAGTTCATACTGCGTTTAACTTACCTCTGCTTGATGTCAAGACTAAACCGAAAGAAATTCCGCAGGTTATACCCGAAAATCGTCGAGTACCGCCAAGGGTTGTAGAACCTTCAGGGGAATATCAGATTGATACTTCGCTACAAGAAAGGCTGGAAGAACTCAACAGTTGGAATAATCAAGGACAACTCTCAGATACGCTTGCACAACATATTCGTCAGTTACTTTTCCCCGCTATTATCGAAAAAATCGAATGGGATACGGAAATGCTGCTGAAGGGTAGTTTCATCGGTAGTGGTGGGAAGTTACTTAAGCAAGAAAATCTCATTTTCCATAACCCAAAGAAACTTAAGAGAACACGTTATTCTGGAATTATTGTATCGCTGCCTCTTAACCCAGATGATGATAAGGAATTTACAGAAACAGTATACGTAATCCAAGGTATATTAAAGTACAATAAATTTGGTAACTGGAAGTTTGAAAATGGCGATCGCTATTTTCGTATGTACGCAAAGTATCTAGAACGTTGGAGTCAGTACATCATCGAAAAAATTCGCCTTTATCCCCGCGAATCTGGTGAACCTTGGAACCCCGTACCTGCTGCGGTGGAATTACTAGCGATTAGCGCCACAATGGCAGGGTATCCTACTAATACCCTCGAAAATTTGATTAATTCTTTGTTTATCGACTTAGATAAAAGCGATGATACAACTCGTGCATCTAGTTGGAAAAAGCTGTTTGATACTTTTAGTCTCAAGAGAAACCGGGAAGCATTATTAGATATTGTTAAAAGTCGAATTGCTTGTACAAAAGGTAGTAATTCAACGTTTCAAATTATTGATGCAATTCAAATTATTGAACCTCTAGAAAAAGTGCGTAAACCTTGGGAACCTCAACAGCAAATTCCTGAAGATGTCCGCGATAAGTTTCCAGAGTTGCAAAAGGTGCGTCAACAAGTCGATGAATTGTTAGAGAAAGCTGTTCTAGAAGAGTACGAACGACAGTTAAATATCTATCAGTGTCTAATATCCGAATTGGGAGAAGATGTTAAGAAAAAGGATGTTATTGACACCCTCAAAGCTGCAATGGAAGCAGCACAAGATGCAGGCGTATTTCGCGCTAAGAAAGGATTTGAAGGAATGTCTACTGTGTTAGATAAATTCAGGCGTACAGCAATTAACCCTTATAGAGACACAATGAACCGCGTACAAAATGAGCAAGAAAAACCAGAAAATAACATTGGTAAATTACTTCAAGAATTAAGCAAAGATTATCAAGAAATAATTACTGATTCTTCAGAATTTCTCGATAACACTAATAATTTTTTGGATGCTTCGATTCTTGAAGCCAAAAGTCGTATTTCGGAGTTAGAGCAATCTGATGGAGCAAAAGTAGAATCTAGTTACCAAGAAATTTGTGATGGGTTAGCTAATTTACGCATTATCATGAATGAAATGAAAGGAGATACACCATGA
- the dpdG gene encoding protein DpdG yields the protein MSVLKTGLAHPSRMRGIFRYLLHAKGQREKRDVLERILSPDKLVEHLASEEKLKDKKSSHPMFNDAIRESIKCKLLIEEDKEVAINQILPKDAINPQIGDKLLPDTFTYLFFASDNEDEEDFGRVCAWYLAQDIYDAPGTWEEVENRVSEQKVGDFLKMSSSRLFVQMDDWMRYLGFAWGHTLAGKPVTVPDPSAYIKRNLNHLFNGEQEITIQDFIKRLAKQCPLFETGKFREEVETQIGKRETNFLSTSTAFALFRLHDEGDIQLERQSDSAFMILPKANNQVDNDGRISHIIWKGEKS from the coding sequence ATGAGTGTTTTAAAAACAGGTTTAGCTCATCCCAGTAGAATGCGGGGAATATTTAGATATTTACTTCATGCTAAAGGACAAAGAGAAAAGAGAGATGTATTAGAAAGAATATTATCTCCTGATAAATTAGTTGAACATTTAGCGAGTGAAGAAAAATTGAAAGATAAAAAATCCTCCCATCCTATGTTCAATGATGCTATTAGGGAAAGCATAAAATGCAAACTTTTAATTGAAGAGGATAAAGAAGTTGCAATTAACCAAATTTTACCAAAAGACGCAATAAATCCTCAGATTGGTGACAAGCTATTACCTGATACTTTCACTTACCTATTTTTTGCATCTGATAACGAAGATGAAGAGGACTTTGGTCGGGTTTGCGCTTGGTATTTAGCACAGGATATTTATGATGCGCCTGGAACTTGGGAAGAAGTTGAAAACCGGGTTAGCGAACAAAAAGTAGGCGATTTTTTGAAAATGTCAAGCAGTCGTCTCTTTGTCCAAATGGACGATTGGATGCGCTACTTGGGTTTTGCATGGGGTCATACTTTAGCAGGAAAACCTGTCACAGTTCCCGACCCAAGTGCTTATATTAAACGAAATCTCAACCATTTGTTTAATGGAGAACAAGAAATTACCATCCAAGATTTTATTAAAAGATTAGCAAAACAATGTCCTTTATTTGAAACCGGAAAGTTTCGAGAGGAGGTAGAAACACAAATTGGTAAACGTGAAACTAATTTTCTTTCTACAAGTACAGCTTTTGCCTTATTTCGACTTCACGATGAGGGTGATATTCAGCTTGAGAGACAATCTGATTCTGCCTTTATGATTTTACCAAAAGCCAATAACCAAGTTGACAATGATGGGCGAATTTCTCACATTATTTGGAAAGGAGAAAAGTCATGA